The following are from one region of the Carnobacterium gallinarum DSM 4847 genome:
- a CDS encoding Mini-ribonuclease 3: MVEKDWSLLNGLALAYIGDAIYEVYIRDYLLQTGKTRPNQLHKSATNYVSAKAQSFLMHKMLEEDGLLTEMEVTMYKRGRNSKSHTSAKNADITTYRVATGFESLMGYLHLTKQIERMEELINWCIQQIEEVQNGSSKK; this comes from the coding sequence ATGGTAGAAAAAGATTGGTCATTATTAAATGGGTTAGCGTTGGCTTATATTGGAGATGCGATTTATGAAGTTTATATTCGTGATTATCTACTTCAAACAGGAAAAACACGCCCAAATCAATTGCATAAATCAGCAACAAATTATGTTTCTGCAAAAGCACAAAGTTTTCTAATGCATAAAATGTTAGAGGAAGATGGATTGCTAACAGAGATGGAAGTGACGATGTATAAACGCGGACGTAATTCTAAAAGTCATACGTCAGCAAAAAATGCTGATATCACTACGTATCGTGTGGCAACTGGCTTTGAGTCATTAATGGGTTATTTACATTTGACGAAACAAATAGAGCGTATGGAAGAATTAATTAACTGGTGTATTCAACAAATAGAGGAGGTTCAAAATGGCTCATCAAAAAAATAA
- the ispD gene encoding 2-C-methyl-D-erythritol 4-phosphate cytidylyltransferase, translating into MNYELVLLAAGQGRRMEASQNKVLIQLLGKPVIEYVLTTFVQDKACQHIILVVEKNEQLLIETIVQQNQFDKQKPITIVVGGTERQDSVYNGLQKLKNETGIVMIHDGARPFLEPNFLKELYQTAERTDAAILGMPVKDTIKKVNKNTVIETIPRELLWQIQTPQAFKIPLIQKVHANAKIEGFFGTDDASLVEHYGQPVSIVEGSYENIKLTTPIDLVIGEAILKARMRQDSIKEEKS; encoded by the coding sequence ATGAACTATGAACTAGTTTTATTAGCGGCTGGTCAAGGTAGACGCATGGAAGCTTCCCAGAATAAAGTTTTAATTCAATTATTAGGAAAACCAGTAATTGAGTATGTGTTGACTACTTTTGTTCAAGATAAGGCGTGTCAACATATTATTTTAGTAGTAGAAAAAAATGAGCAATTGCTAATTGAAACGATTGTTCAGCAAAATCAATTTGATAAACAAAAGCCCATTACTATCGTTGTTGGTGGGACAGAGCGACAAGATAGTGTTTATAATGGTTTACAAAAATTAAAAAATGAGACTGGCATCGTTATGATTCATGATGGTGCCCGTCCTTTTCTTGAGCCTAATTTTTTAAAAGAACTATATCAGACTGCGGAAAGAACGGATGCTGCAATTCTAGGTATGCCTGTCAAAGACACAATCAAAAAAGTGAATAAAAACACAGTGATAGAAACAATCCCAAGAGAACTGCTTTGGCAAATCCAAACACCACAAGCTTTTAAAATTCCTTTGATTCAAAAAGTTCATGCTAATGCTAAAATAGAAGGTTTTTTTGGAACAGATGATGCATCATTGGTAGAACATTATGGTCAACCTGTTTCAATTGTTGAGGGCAGCTATGAGAATATCAAATTAACGACACCAATTGATTTAGTGATTGGTGAAGCGATTTTAAAAGCCCGTATGAGACAAGATTCAATCAAGGAGGAGAAATCATGA
- a CDS encoding NYN domain-containing protein, protein MKKDLLIIDGYNMIGAWPDLVKLKNQDRMEDARDLLLHQLSNYQRYEGIEIWVVFDAQFVPGIQKSYTRHSVTVIFTKEGETADSYIEGIVSEKNNRLTQVTVATSDLAEQWVVFSKGALRKSANELFKDLNQSKKNLTLETEKFHSQRLRRNSPWDMEQLVDLEVLLHDLSKKKKS, encoded by the coding sequence ATGAAAAAAGATTTATTAATTATTGATGGTTATAATATGATTGGCGCTTGGCCGGATTTAGTAAAGCTTAAAAATCAAGATCGCATGGAAGATGCCAGAGATTTACTTTTGCATCAATTATCTAACTATCAACGTTATGAAGGCATCGAGATTTGGGTAGTATTTGATGCACAGTTCGTTCCAGGAATTCAAAAATCCTATACGCGTCACAGTGTAACAGTGATTTTTACCAAAGAAGGTGAAACGGCAGACAGTTATATTGAAGGGATTGTTTCAGAAAAGAATAATCGTTTGACACAAGTAACGGTTGCAACTAGCGACTTAGCAGAGCAGTGGGTGGTCTTTTCAAAGGGTGCATTACGGAAATCTGCAAATGAGTTGTTTAAAGATTTGAATCAATCAAAAAAGAACCTAACACTTGAAACGGAAAAATTTCATTCACAACGTTTAAGACGAAATTCGCCTTGGGATATGGAGCAATTAGTTGATTTAGAAGTATTGTTACATGATCTTTCTAAGAAGAAGAAGTCTTAG
- the ispF gene encoding 2-C-methyl-D-erythritol 2,4-cyclodiphosphate synthase: MIRVGQGYDVHQLVLNRECIIGGVKLPYEKGLLGHSDADVLLHAITDALLGAAGKGDIGHFFPDTNPQFKDANSRELLRKVWFILKNEGYFLGNIDATILAEAPKMYPYLEEMKLNIAKDCEATIDQINLKATTSEEMGFIGRKEGIAAMAVCLLEKP; the protein is encoded by the coding sequence ATGATTCGAGTGGGGCAAGGCTATGATGTTCATCAATTAGTTTTGAATCGAGAATGTATTATTGGTGGTGTTAAACTTCCCTATGAAAAAGGTTTGCTTGGTCATTCCGATGCGGATGTTCTCTTACATGCGATTACAGATGCATTATTAGGTGCCGCTGGAAAAGGCGATATTGGGCACTTTTTCCCAGATACTAATCCTCAATTCAAAGATGCTAATTCAAGAGAGCTGTTAAGAAAAGTATGGTTTATTTTAAAAAATGAAGGATATTTCCTGGGAAATATTGATGCGACTATTTTGGCTGAAGCTCCTAAAATGTACCCTTATTTGGAGGAAATGAAGCTTAACATTGCTAAAGATTGTGAAGCAACTATAGATCAGATTAATTTAAAAGCAACAACCTCAGAAGAAATGGGATTTATTGGACGTAAAGAAGGGATAGCTGCAATGGCTGTTTGTCTATTAGAAAAGCCTTAA
- the radA gene encoding DNA repair protein RadA — protein sequence MAKKKSTKFVCQACGYESPKWMGRCPNCGAWNQMMEELEVDKNDRQNRVSMTGQVAKAEAIQDISVSKVPRVKTQINELNRVLGGGVVPGSLVLIGGDPGIGKSTLLLQVSAQLNLAGGKVLYVSGEESASQIKMRADRLGVKGANFYIYPETDMGAIRQTIEDLKPEYVIIDSIQTMSQPDVSGVVGSVSQVRESTADLMKIAKSNNIAIFIVGHVTKEGAIAGPRMLEHMVDTVLYFEGDRHHTFRILRAVKNRFGSTNEIGIFEMREGGLIEVLNPSELFLEERLSGATGSAVVAAMEGTRPILVEIQSLITPTVFGNAKRTASGLDHNRASLIMAVLEKRAGLMLQNQDAYLKAAGGVKLNEPAIDLAIAVSVASSYRERETKATDCFIGEIGLTGEVRRVSRIDQRVQEAAKLGFTRMFIPKNNIGGWTFPKNVEVIGVSTIADTLRKALGDV from the coding sequence ATGGCAAAGAAGAAATCTACCAAATTTGTCTGTCAGGCATGTGGTTATGAATCTCCCAAGTGGATGGGGCGTTGCCCGAATTGTGGCGCCTGGAACCAAATGATGGAAGAATTAGAAGTAGATAAAAATGATCGACAAAATCGCGTGAGTATGACTGGACAAGTTGCTAAGGCTGAGGCGATTCAAGATATTAGTGTTTCAAAAGTACCTAGAGTTAAGACACAAATAAATGAACTTAATCGAGTATTAGGTGGGGGAGTTGTTCCGGGATCCTTAGTTTTAATTGGTGGTGATCCAGGAATTGGTAAATCAACCTTACTATTACAAGTTTCTGCCCAATTAAATTTGGCAGGAGGTAAAGTTTTATATGTTTCTGGTGAGGAAAGTGCCAGCCAGATTAAAATGCGGGCGGATCGTCTTGGTGTAAAAGGGGCTAATTTTTATATTTACCCTGAAACAGATATGGGTGCCATTCGTCAGACAATTGAAGATTTAAAACCAGAGTATGTGATTATTGACTCTATTCAAACAATGAGTCAACCAGATGTTTCAGGCGTTGTAGGTAGTGTTTCGCAAGTGCGTGAAAGTACCGCGGATCTCATGAAGATTGCTAAAAGTAACAATATTGCGATCTTTATTGTAGGTCACGTGACAAAAGAAGGTGCAATTGCCGGTCCTAGAATGTTGGAACATATGGTAGACACGGTACTGTATTTTGAAGGAGATCGACATCATACGTTTAGAATTTTACGAGCAGTTAAGAATCGGTTTGGTTCAACGAATGAGATTGGGATTTTTGAGATGCGTGAAGGTGGGCTGATCGAAGTATTAAATCCATCTGAGCTATTTTTAGAAGAACGTTTATCAGGAGCTACAGGTTCGGCAGTGGTTGCAGCAATGGAAGGAACACGTCCTATCTTAGTTGAGATTCAATCATTAATTACACCAACTGTTTTTGGAAATGCGAAGCGAACAGCGAGTGGTTTGGATCATAATCGAGCGTCTTTGATTATGGCGGTTTTAGAAAAACGAGCGGGGCTAATGTTACAAAATCAGGATGCGTATTTAAAGGCAGCGGGTGGAGTGAAACTAAATGAACCTGCGATTGATTTAGCGATTGCAGTCAGTGTGGCTTCAAGTTATCGCGAACGTGAAACAAAAGCAACCGATTGTTTTATTGGAGAGATTGGTTTAACAGGAGAAGTACGTCGTGTTAGTCGAATTGATCAACGTGTTCAAGAAGCTGCAAAATTAGGCTTTACTCGTATGTTTATTCCAAAAAATAATATTGGTGGCTGGACGTTTCCCAAAAATGTTGAGGTCATTGGTGTCTCAACGATTGCTGACACATTACGTAAAGCCTTAGGTGATGTATAA
- a CDS encoding PIN/TRAM domain-containing protein → MTKRIITAVFAVIGGSIGVSLLPDVWKAFNVTNKLFNNTFTNILIGAIIFLLVSLILVKYVERGVKKAEAYLNQQSAAYLLFGSMGTIIGLLLAFLVTMPLMGLKWPVLSTTLPILIYMIFAYLGFRIGTTRREEWRKLIQPRPKKLNETEEDGKILERKYDDDFRKYKILDTSVIIDGRIYDIAKTGFIEGTLMIPNFVLMELQYIADSADSLKRVRGRRGLDILNALQKEDDIQVEMYDGDFEDITEVDSKLIKLAKLLDGVVVTNDYNLNKVSEFQNVPVLNINELANAVKPVVIPGENMTVMVVKAGTERNQGVAYLDDGTMIVVEDGQFYMNKSIEVVVTSALQTAAGRMIFAKPVHAQRGIKEKE, encoded by the coding sequence TTGACAAAAAGAATAATTACCGCAGTTTTTGCAGTCATTGGTGGGAGTATAGGTGTCAGTCTATTACCCGATGTCTGGAAAGCGTTCAATGTTACAAATAAACTATTTAACAATACATTCACGAATATCTTGATTGGTGCCATTATATTTTTACTTGTTTCTTTAATTCTCGTGAAGTATGTGGAACGTGGTGTGAAAAAAGCTGAAGCGTATCTAAATCAACAAAGTGCTGCTTATTTATTATTTGGTAGTATGGGAACAATTATTGGATTATTGCTGGCATTTTTAGTAACAATGCCTTTAATGGGATTAAAATGGCCCGTTTTAAGTACGACTTTGCCAATATTAATCTATATGATTTTTGCTTATTTAGGCTTCCGAATTGGAACAACTAGACGTGAAGAGTGGCGTAAATTAATTCAACCTCGTCCTAAAAAGCTAAACGAAACTGAAGAAGATGGCAAAATTCTAGAACGCAAATATGATGATGACTTCCGTAAATACAAGATCTTAGATACGAGTGTCATTATCGATGGTCGAATTTATGACATTGCTAAGACTGGTTTTATTGAAGGAACACTTATGATTCCTAATTTTGTTTTAATGGAATTACAGTATATTGCTGACTCGGCCGATAGTTTAAAACGTGTTCGTGGTCGTCGTGGATTAGATATTTTGAATGCCTTACAAAAAGAAGATGACATTCAAGTTGAGATGTACGATGGGGATTTTGAAGATATTACTGAAGTAGATAGTAAGTTAATTAAATTAGCTAAATTATTAGATGGTGTTGTTGTAACCAATGATTACAACTTAAATAAAGTGAGCGAATTTCAAAATGTTCCGGTATTAAATATTAATGAATTAGCGAATGCAGTGAAACCAGTAGTTATCCCAGGTGAAAATATGACAGTTATGGTAGTGAAAGCTGGAACTGAACGTAATCAAGGTGTGGCTTACTTAGACGATGGAACAATGATTGTTGTCGAAGATGGTCAATTTTATATGAATAAGAGTATTGAAGTTGTGGTCACAAGTGCGTTGCAAACAGCGGCTGGACGAATGATTTTTGCCAAACCTGTTCATGCTCAAAGAGGAATCAAAGAAAAAGAATAG
- the cysS gene encoding cysteine--tRNA ligase, producing MLKIYNTLTREKEEFVPLEAGQVKMYVCGPTVYNYIHIGNARSTVAFDTVRRYFEYRDYKVQYVSNFTDVDDKIIQAANDLGITAPEVAERFIEAFYADTEALNVGKATANPRVMENMDDIIEFIQALLDKGYAYESEGDVYYRTRKFKDYGKLSDQSIDELEIGASNRLEVKENLRKEDPVDFALWKSAKSDEISWDTPWGKGRPGWHIECSVMATKYLGDTIDIHGGGQDLAFPHHENEIAQSEAKTGHTFANYWMHNGFVTMDEEKMSKSLGNFVLVHDLIKQVDPQILRFFMATTHYRRPISYNEETINEAKNNLTKLKTAADNLHYRLSDAEVKLADDNDYFQQLEAFKEAFITGMDDDFNSAKGITVVYELAKAMNIYSEQTTVSKAVVEAMLGTLKDLLSVFGVELSAEKELLDENVEALLEERVAARAAKDFARSDEIRDLLKSEGIIIDDTPQGTRWRRG from the coding sequence ATGTTAAAGATTTACAATACTCTTACGCGGGAAAAAGAAGAATTTGTTCCATTAGAAGCTGGACAGGTTAAGATGTATGTTTGTGGTCCGACGGTTTATAATTATATTCATATTGGAAATGCTCGTAGTACTGTAGCATTTGATACGGTTCGTCGTTATTTTGAATACCGTGACTACAAAGTTCAATACGTTTCCAATTTTACCGATGTAGATGATAAAATTATTCAAGCAGCGAATGATTTAGGTATTACGGCACCAGAAGTAGCTGAGCGTTTTATTGAAGCTTTTTATGCTGATACAGAAGCTTTGAATGTTGGAAAAGCAACTGCGAATCCTCGTGTTATGGAGAATATGGATGATATTATCGAGTTTATTCAAGCCTTGTTAGATAAAGGGTATGCGTATGAATCAGAGGGAGATGTCTATTACCGCACCCGCAAATTCAAAGATTATGGCAAATTAAGTGACCAGTCTATTGATGAATTAGAGATTGGTGCGAGCAATCGTTTAGAAGTTAAAGAAAATTTACGCAAAGAAGATCCAGTAGATTTTGCTCTATGGAAATCAGCGAAATCAGATGAGATTAGTTGGGATACTCCTTGGGGCAAAGGTCGTCCAGGCTGGCATATTGAATGCTCAGTGATGGCAACTAAATACTTGGGTGATACAATTGACATTCATGGTGGTGGACAAGATCTAGCCTTCCCTCATCATGAAAATGAAATTGCTCAAAGTGAAGCGAAGACGGGACATACATTTGCTAACTATTGGATGCATAATGGTTTTGTGACAATGGATGAGGAAAAAATGAGCAAATCGCTAGGGAATTTTGTTTTAGTCCATGACTTAATTAAGCAAGTTGATCCACAAATTTTACGTTTCTTTATGGCGACAACTCACTATCGTCGACCAATTAGTTACAACGAAGAAACGATTAATGAAGCGAAAAATAACTTAACTAAGTTAAAAACAGCTGCAGATAACTTACATTACCGACTAAGTGATGCGGAAGTGAAATTAGCTGATGACAATGACTATTTCCAACAATTAGAAGCTTTTAAAGAAGCCTTTATTACTGGAATGGATGATGATTTCAACTCGGCTAAGGGGATTACGGTTGTCTATGAGTTAGCCAAAGCAATGAACATTTATAGCGAGCAAACAACAGTGTCTAAAGCTGTAGTGGAAGCGATGCTAGGAACATTAAAAGACCTATTGTCCGTTTTTGGTGTTGAATTATCAGCGGAAAAAGAATTGCTAGATGAAAATGTCGAAGCATTGTTAGAAGAACGAGTTGCAGCTAGAGCAGCTAAAGACTTTGCGCGCAGCGATGAAATTCGTGATTTACTAAAATCTGAGGGCATTATCATTGATGATACCCCTCAAGGAACAAGATGGAGAAGAGGATAA
- the gltX gene encoding glutamate--tRNA ligase, with product MAKKVRVRYAPSPTGHLHIGNARTALFNYLFARHNGGDFILRIEDTDAKRNIADGESSQLENLKWLGMDWDEGPDKPGEYGPYRQSERGDTYNPLIEQLLLSNRAYKCYCTEDELEAERDAQRARSEMPHYSGKCADLTPAEQAEKEAAGMVPVVRFRVPRDTTYSFDDLVKGPISFESSSVGGDFVIAKRDGVPTYNFAVAVDDHYMDITHVLRGDDHIANTPKQLMIYEAFGWAPPTFGHMTLIINSETGKKLSKRDESILQFIEQYRDLGYIPEAMFNFIGLLGWSPVGEDEIFNQEEFIKMFDPERLSKSPAAFDSKKLEWINNQYVKAMDLDTLTDACLVHLIKADLVEANPTPEKIEWVRQLVSLYHEQMSYGAEIVELSELFFSDKPNLDEVAKEVLAGETVPVVLEAFHKVLGEIETFDVASIKAGIKTVQKETGVKGKNLFMPIRVAVTGQSHGPELGETIELLGRDKAKSHLEAAIANLS from the coding sequence ATGGCTAAAAAAGTTCGTGTACGCTACGCTCCAAGTCCAACAGGACATCTGCATATTGGGAATGCTCGTACGGCTCTATTTAACTACTTATTTGCCCGTCATAATGGTGGCGATTTTATTTTAAGAATCGAGGATACTGACGCAAAAAGAAATATTGCAGATGGAGAATCTAGTCAGTTAGAAAATTTAAAATGGTTAGGTATGGATTGGGATGAAGGTCCAGACAAACCAGGTGAATATGGACCATATCGTCAATCAGAACGTGGCGACACATACAATCCTCTTATTGAACAACTTTTATTAAGCAATCGTGCCTATAAATGCTATTGTACGGAAGATGAATTAGAAGCAGAACGTGATGCACAACGCGCTCGCAGTGAAATGCCTCATTATAGTGGGAAATGTGCTGATTTAACTCCAGCTGAGCAAGCTGAAAAAGAAGCTGCTGGAATGGTTCCAGTTGTGCGTTTCCGTGTTCCTCGTGACACAACGTATAGTTTTGACGATTTAGTTAAAGGTCCTATTAGTTTTGAATCAAGTAGCGTTGGTGGCGATTTTGTTATTGCAAAACGTGATGGTGTTCCAACCTATAACTTTGCTGTAGCAGTAGATGATCACTATATGGATATTACTCATGTTTTACGTGGGGATGACCATATTGCTAATACTCCAAAACAATTAATGATTTATGAAGCATTTGGTTGGGCTCCTCCAACATTTGGTCATATGACATTGATTATTAACAGCGAAACAGGTAAAAAGTTAAGCAAACGTGATGAAAGTATTCTGCAATTTATTGAACAATATCGTGATTTAGGCTATATTCCAGAAGCGATGTTTAACTTTATTGGTTTACTTGGCTGGTCACCAGTTGGAGAAGATGAAATCTTTAATCAAGAAGAATTTATTAAAATGTTCGATCCAGAGCGTTTAAGTAAATCTCCTGCTGCATTTGACTCGAAAAAACTAGAATGGATTAACAACCAATATGTAAAAGCAATGGACTTAGATACATTAACAGATGCTTGTTTAGTTCATTTAATTAAAGCAGATTTAGTTGAAGCAAATCCAACTCCTGAAAAAATTGAGTGGGTTCGTCAACTAGTAAGCTTGTACCATGAACAAATGAGCTATGGTGCTGAGATTGTTGAATTATCTGAATTATTCTTCTCAGATAAACCAAACTTAGACGAAGTTGCTAAAGAAGTTTTAGCAGGGGAAACAGTTCCTGTTGTTCTAGAAGCATTCCATAAAGTTTTAGGTGAGATTGAAACTTTTGATGTAGCTAGTATTAAAGCAGGAATCAAAACAGTTCAAAAAGAAACTGGTGTTAAAGGGAAAAACTTATTTATGCCAATTCGTGTAGCTGTTACAGGACAGTCTCATGGTCCTGAACTAGGTGAAACAATTGAACTACTTGGTCGCGATAAAGCGAAGTCCCATTTAGAAGCAGCTATTGCAAATTTAAGCTAA
- the epsC gene encoding serine O-acetyltransferase EpsC — translation MSIRENIAVVRENDPSVKSTMEILLTYPGFHAIIAHRMAHFLYRHKWYLVAKLLATVSRFFTGIEIHPGATIGKRLFIDHGMGVVIGETAIVGDDVIIFHGVTLGGTGKDTGKRHPTIGNRVLLSAHVQVLGPITIGDNAKIGASAVVLKSIPANVTAVGIPAKIVKKHLSE, via the coding sequence ATGTCTATTCGTGAAAATATAGCTGTTGTTAGGGAAAATGATCCATCTGTTAAAAGTACGATGGAAATTCTTTTAACTTATCCTGGCTTCCATGCAATTATAGCTCATCGAATGGCTCATTTTCTCTATCGCCATAAATGGTATTTAGTCGCTAAGTTGCTCGCTACAGTTTCCCGTTTTTTTACTGGGATTGAGATTCATCCAGGCGCGACAATTGGCAAACGGTTGTTTATTGATCATGGAATGGGCGTTGTAATTGGCGAAACCGCTATTGTTGGAGATGATGTTATTATTTTCCATGGAGTTACGTTAGGTGGGACAGGTAAAGATACTGGTAAACGTCACCCAACAATTGGCAATCGTGTTTTACTATCAGCGCATGTTCAAGTGTTGGGTCCTATTACTATTGGAGATAATGCTAAAATTGGAGCTTCAGCAGTCGTTTTAAAATCAATTCCAGCAAATGTAACTGCAGTTGGAATTCCAGCTAAAATTGTAAAAAAGCATCTATCTGAATAA
- a CDS encoding RNA polymerase sigma factor: MSEMEKDRPTDLDLIEGIKSGDTEKFEELFKRYQFLALKVTRSYVVIDYDVDDLLQEARILFFQGIHEYKSERGMSFGNFYKLKLNHFFYNLIRRQNAAKRQGAKYCDSLDEVQENSSDEDYRYSPQKEVTPEDIVLVQEDMSNYYKLLSRYEKQVLWAYTKGDEIIDIAKLYGKSMESVKNALSRCRTKFN; this comes from the coding sequence ATGAGTGAGATGGAAAAAGATCGGCCTACGGATTTAGACTTAATTGAGGGAATTAAGTCAGGTGATACAGAAAAATTTGAAGAATTGTTTAAGCGGTATCAATTTTTAGCACTTAAAGTTACACGCAGTTATGTTGTAATTGACTATGATGTAGATGATCTTTTGCAAGAAGCGCGTATTTTATTTTTTCAAGGAATTCATGAATATAAATCAGAACGAGGTATGAGCTTTGGTAACTTTTATAAGTTAAAGCTAAACCACTTTTTTTATAATTTAATTAGAAGACAAAATGCAGCTAAACGACAAGGAGCAAAATATTGTGATTCCTTAGATGAGGTGCAAGAGAATAGTTCTGACGAGGATTATCGCTATAGCCCGCAAAAAGAAGTCACACCAGAAGACATAGTTTTGGTTCAAGAAGATATGTCTAATTATTATAAATTACTTAGTAGATATGAAAAACAAGTGCTTTGGGCCTATACAAAAGGGGATGAGATTATAGATATCGCTAAGCTCTATGGAAAAAGTATGGAATCAGTCAAAAACGCGTTAAGCCGTTGTCGGACAAAATTTAATTAA
- the rlmB gene encoding 23S rRNA (guanosine(2251)-2'-O)-methyltransferase RlmB, which translates to MAHQKNNFGKKVTQQNRRPNQNKTTKPKREHDRGRQNHEQSEEHSEIEEDRDLVAGRLPAIEVLKSERDINKIFLQEGLTGSKINEILSLAKKRSAQVQMVPKSKLDNLVDGMNHQGVVVAAAAFQYAELDDLFAAAALKEEDPFFIILDGLEDPHNLGSIMRTADASGAHGIIIPKRRAVGLTATVAKASTGAIEHVPVVRVTNLVQTINELKERGVWLYGTDMKGQDYRKWDAKLPIAVVMGNEGKGISRLVKEQMDGMLTIPMVGHVQSLNASVAASLLMYEVYRGRNQV; encoded by the coding sequence ATGGCTCATCAAAAAAATAATTTTGGCAAAAAGGTCACACAGCAAAATCGCAGACCGAACCAAAATAAAACAACAAAACCAAAACGTGAACATGATCGAGGTCGTCAAAATCATGAACAAAGTGAAGAGCATTCTGAAATCGAAGAGGATCGTGATTTAGTTGCAGGACGCTTACCAGCCATTGAAGTCTTGAAATCAGAACGTGATATTAATAAAATCTTCTTACAAGAAGGATTAACAGGTTCAAAGATTAATGAGATTTTATCATTAGCTAAAAAACGTTCAGCACAAGTTCAGATGGTACCAAAGTCTAAGTTAGATAATTTAGTTGACGGCATGAATCATCAAGGTGTTGTTGTTGCTGCGGCAGCTTTTCAGTATGCAGAACTAGATGATTTATTTGCAGCAGCGGCTTTAAAAGAAGAAGATCCATTTTTTATTATTTTGGATGGTTTAGAAGATCCTCATAATCTTGGATCAATTATGCGAACAGCAGATGCAAGTGGAGCTCATGGAATTATTATTCCGAAACGTCGTGCAGTTGGTCTAACAGCGACAGTTGCTAAAGCTTCAACAGGAGCGATTGAACATGTTCCGGTGGTGCGGGTAACTAACTTAGTGCAAACAATTAATGAGCTAAAAGAGCGCGGTGTCTGGTTATATGGAACAGATATGAAAGGGCAAGATTACCGTAAATGGGATGCTAAATTGCCAATCGCTGTTGTAATGGGGAATGAAGGTAAAGGAATTTCTCGTTTGGTGAAAGAACAGATGGATGGTATGCTGACAATTCCAATGGTTGGACATGTGCAAAGTTTAAATGCTAGTGTTGCTGCTAGTTTACTAATGTACGAGGTTTATCGTGGACGTAATCAGGTTTAA
- a CDS encoding PD-(D/E)XK nuclease family transposase, with the protein MIANYDSQVHSFLLTNELVFTKLFTTPENEELLKHFINDILGIQVTKAIPEHPYNFQSFKRQFQQLRDDGIWLPIIEASIEVDHGRWLILDLQKFPRHRFIQQIIYGAAGKFQEKYQQVVYAGKNQTQDMKKKFKSITYLSILDFNFFKQDNRLIYSFNFLDNETKEPLKETMIELNFFELKKDTKARFSRELRVKYWQELFLTGKVSSEAPIYLQEVAEMLKESSLTIEESELAKKITQSQEEFTEILNLIRANTDSLFKKRSN; encoded by the coding sequence ATGATAGCCAACTATGATTCACAAGTGCATTCTTTCTTATTAACTAACGAGTTAGTCTTCACTAAGTTATTTACAACGCCAGAGAATGAGGAATTATTAAAGCATTTTATTAATGATATTTTAGGAATTCAAGTAACAAAAGCTATTCCCGAACATCCTTATAATTTTCAATCCTTTAAACGTCAATTTCAACAATTACGAGATGATGGAATCTGGTTACCAATTATTGAAGCAAGCATTGAGGTAGATCATGGTCGGTGGCTAATTCTAGATTTACAAAAATTTCCAAGGCATCGATTTATTCAACAAATCATTTATGGAGCTGCTGGAAAATTTCAAGAAAAATACCAACAAGTTGTTTATGCTGGGAAGAATCAAACCCAAGATATGAAGAAAAAGTTTAAATCCATTACGTATCTCAGTATTTTAGATTTTAATTTTTTTAAACAAGACAATCGTTTAATTTATAGTTTTAACTTTTTAGACAATGAAACGAAAGAACCTTTAAAGGAAACCATGATAGAGTTGAACTTTTTTGAGCTGAAAAAAGATACCAAAGCTCGATTTTCCAGAGAACTACGAGTGAAGTATTGGCAAGAGTTGTTTTTGACGGGAAAAGTATCGTCTGAAGCACCGATTTATTTACAAGAAGTTGCGGAAATGCTAAAAGAATCAAGTTTAACAATTGAAGAATCTGAACTAGCAAAAAAAATCACTCAATCTCAAGAGGAATTTACTGAAATATTGAACTTAATTCGGGCAAATACAGATTCATTATTTAAAAAACGTTCTAATTAA